In a single window of the Rhizobium tropici CIAT 899 genome:
- a CDS encoding ABC transporter ATP-binding protein, translated as MASGTDLLRIENLDVSFSLYGDSLRVVKNAGLRVLPGKVTALVGESGSGKSIISQSIMGILPAAAKATGRILFTDPLDGKTTDILQLPRDGVAIRALRGARMAKIFQEPMTSLSPLHTVGNQISEALRIHSAGTSRAEQREKTEEMLHLVGFQDPVRTFDMYPFELSGGMRQRAMIAMALICNPALLIADEPTTALDVTIQAQILGLLRNLQQTFNMAMLLITHDLGVVANMADEVVVIYHGEIMEAGPVETIFRQPQHRYLKALMSAVPHFDMKPGERLKSLRDVPVNLGTFSGKKKLIGSGVPAAGAAPDVLLSVRNLTKTYTSKAGGLFGRRDGTKFRAVDDVSFDIRRGECLGLVGESGCGKTTVSKILMRGVTADSGSVSFDDGSGKIDVLAVKGDELMDLRTKIQMVFQDPVSSLSPRMTIRNILSEPLEIHGRGDSDERKEKVTALMQAIGLDKHYLSRYPHSFSGGQRQRIGIARALALGPKLLILDEPVSALDVSVQAQILNLLKDLQKELGLTYLFISHNLAVVDYMADRIAVMARGRIVEIAPREVILRAPVHPYTRSLLAAVPFPDLDRQLDFSALNSEGPAARQKWGPQFSDGADGELTYADLGGGHFVRVRRGVDAQELRK; from the coding sequence ATGGCGTCAGGGACTGATCTACTGCGTATCGAGAACCTCGACGTCTCGTTTTCCCTCTACGGGGATAGTCTGCGCGTCGTCAAAAATGCCGGCTTGAGGGTGCTTCCGGGCAAGGTCACGGCGCTCGTCGGTGAATCCGGTTCCGGCAAATCGATCATCAGCCAGTCGATCATGGGCATTCTTCCGGCGGCGGCGAAGGCGACCGGACGGATTCTCTTCACCGATCCGCTCGACGGCAAGACCACCGATATTCTCCAGCTGCCGCGTGACGGGGTCGCTATCCGCGCGCTGCGCGGCGCACGCATGGCAAAGATCTTCCAGGAGCCGATGACCTCGCTATCGCCGTTGCATACGGTCGGCAACCAGATCAGCGAAGCGCTACGCATTCATAGCGCAGGTACCAGCAGAGCCGAGCAGCGTGAAAAGACGGAAGAGATGCTGCATCTCGTCGGCTTTCAGGACCCGGTTCGAACTTTCGACATGTATCCTTTCGAACTTTCCGGGGGCATGCGCCAGCGTGCAATGATCGCTATGGCGCTGATCTGCAACCCGGCGCTCCTGATTGCCGACGAGCCGACGACCGCGTTGGATGTCACCATTCAGGCGCAGATCCTCGGCCTGCTGCGCAATCTCCAGCAGACGTTCAACATGGCGATGCTGCTGATCACCCATGATCTCGGCGTGGTCGCGAATATGGCCGACGAAGTCGTGGTCATCTATCACGGCGAGATCATGGAAGCAGGCCCGGTCGAGACGATCTTTCGCCAGCCGCAGCATCGCTATCTGAAGGCGCTGATGTCGGCGGTGCCGCATTTCGATATGAAGCCGGGAGAGCGATTGAAGTCCCTGCGGGACGTTCCGGTCAATCTCGGCACCTTTTCCGGCAAGAAGAAGCTTATCGGCAGCGGCGTGCCGGCTGCGGGGGCAGCACCCGATGTCCTGCTCAGCGTGCGCAATCTGACCAAGACCTATACCTCGAAGGCCGGCGGACTGTTTGGGCGGCGCGATGGCACGAAGTTCCGTGCGGTCGATGACGTCAGTTTCGACATTCGCCGCGGCGAATGTCTTGGCTTGGTCGGGGAAAGCGGCTGCGGCAAGACCACCGTCAGCAAGATACTGATGCGGGGTGTCACTGCCGATAGCGGTTCCGTCAGCTTCGACGACGGCAGCGGCAAGATCGATGTGCTTGCCGTCAAGGGCGACGAATTGATGGATCTGCGCACGAAGATTCAGATGGTGTTCCAGGATCCGGTCTCTTCGCTTTCTCCGCGCATGACCATCCGCAACATCCTCAGCGAACCCTTGGAAATCCATGGGCGTGGCGACAGTGACGAGCGCAAGGAGAAGGTTACGGCACTGATGCAGGCGATCGGGCTCGACAAGCACTATCTGAGCCGCTATCCGCACAGCTTTTCAGGTGGCCAGCGGCAGCGTATCGGAATTGCGCGCGCATTGGCGCTTGGACCAAAGCTTCTAATCCTCGATGAGCCCGTCTCGGCGCTCGATGTGTCGGTTCAGGCGCAGATCCTGAACCTTCTCAAGGATCTGCAGAAAGAGCTCGGCCTGACCTATCTGTTCATTTCGCATAATCTCGCAGTGGTGGATTACATGGCCGACCGCATAGCCGTCATGGCGCGAGGACGCATCGTCGAAATCGCTCCGCGGGAGGTCATTCTGCGCGCCCCCGTCCATCCCTATACGCGTTCGCTGCTCGCCGCCGTTCCGTTTCCCGATCTCGACCGACAGCTGGATTTCTCCGCCCTGAACAGCGAAGGCCCTGCTGCCCGGCAGAAATGGGGGCCGCAATTTTCGGACGGTGCCGACGGGGAGCTTACCTATGCGGATTTGGGCGGCGGACATTTCGTGCGCGTGCGCCGGGGTGTCGATGCCCAGGAGTTGCGCAAATGA
- a CDS encoding DUF3095 domain-containing protein produces the protein MAEPSNDDFFHKLSGFTRFEGVTDSANYQPLPGDWLIAVADIVSSTKAIAAGHYKSVNMAGASVISAVLNALDRGDYPFAFGGDGALVAVPPSGEARARQALSAVRGWVMEELQLDLRTALVPMTAIRDEGFDVQVARFNPNDHVSYAMFSGGGTSWAERQMKEGRFIVETPPEKAEPDLTGLSCRWNPIKAQNGEIISIIAIPGEDGNGPQFQQLVADIIAISAEQSRDSHPVPVEGPTPALRFDGVDIEARALAAPANRWWRKLLIDAQVILLWSLDKFRVRAAFFDAKAYRRDLAANSDFRKFDDGLKMTIDVDAEHLERIEARLRRAEAEGVCRFGLHRQDSALMTCFVPTPLMRDHMHFIDGASGGYAMAAMALRGKRPPALAAGE, from the coding sequence AGCGCCAACTATCAGCCCCTGCCGGGTGACTGGTTGATTGCGGTCGCCGACATCGTCAGCTCGACAAAGGCGATTGCCGCGGGTCACTACAAGTCGGTCAACATGGCCGGCGCCAGCGTGATTTCCGCCGTGCTGAACGCTTTGGATCGAGGTGATTATCCCTTCGCCTTCGGGGGGGATGGCGCATTGGTGGCAGTCCCGCCCTCCGGCGAGGCGCGGGCGCGGCAGGCGCTTTCAGCGGTACGGGGCTGGGTGATGGAAGAGCTGCAGCTCGATCTCCGCACCGCTTTGGTGCCGATGACCGCCATCCGCGACGAGGGGTTCGACGTGCAGGTCGCGCGTTTCAACCCAAACGACCATGTTTCCTACGCCATGTTTTCGGGTGGCGGCACGAGCTGGGCAGAACGGCAGATGAAGGAAGGACGCTTCATCGTCGAAACGCCGCCGGAAAAGGCGGAGCCCGATCTAACAGGGCTTTCCTGCCGCTGGAATCCGATAAAGGCGCAAAATGGCGAGATCATCTCCATCATCGCTATCCCCGGCGAGGATGGAAACGGTCCACAGTTTCAGCAATTGGTCGCCGATATCATCGCCATCTCTGCAGAGCAGAGCCGCGACAGCCACCCCGTCCCGGTCGAAGGCCCGACGCCAGCATTGAGATTCGATGGTGTCGATATCGAAGCGCGGGCTCTTGCCGCTCCGGCCAACCGCTGGTGGCGCAAGCTTCTTATCGACGCCCAAGTTATCCTGCTCTGGAGCCTCGACAAGTTCCGCGTGAGGGCAGCATTCTTCGATGCTAAGGCCTATCGGCGCGATCTCGCTGCGAATTCCGATTTCCGCAAGTTCGATGACGGTCTGAAAATGACCATCGATGTCGATGCCGAACATCTCGAACGTATCGAGGCACGCTTACGCCGGGCAGAGGCAGAAGGCGTGTGTCGCTTCGGTCTGCATCGGCAGGACAGTGCGCTGATGACCTGTTTCGTTCCGACGCCTCTCATGCGCGACCATATGCACTTCATCGATGGGGCGAGCGGGGGGTATGCTATGGCGGCCATGGCGTTGCGGGGAAAGCGGCCGCCCGCGCTTGCCGCGGGCGAATGA
- a CDS encoding adenylate/guanylate cyclase domain-containing protein: protein MAINSGVSDILIDKVAEWLTQAALTGENLETVVRGFCERMAATGMPLKRVHLTFSMLHPLYDALGFTWRRGGGLTIEGYRHGNEQPERFMRSPYYYLLSNNLQHLRRRIDSDGAVEFPIFEDLRKEKVTDYMAFVQTFGAGSMQGMMGSWSTDNIGGFSEDMIGALMRMQNHLAMAAKMAVLGKLANNMLTTYLGGDAGKRVLNGQIRRGDGETIRAALVMGDMRQSTVFAEKEGRQAYIDTLNEFFDAIAAPFNRNGGEILSFLGDGFLAVYPCGRHKDPSKVACEAALSAVFEAQRRVAALNSDRQSRNLSEVRYGIGLHVGNVMFGNVGLKDRLTFSAFGAAVNEVERLQSLTKKYSTEVVASQAFSSYTDCEWGTLGEEKLRGVRQRFTVVSPKAAAAASSALEIFQETAADSLSEAERVILLHRDAKKFEGRLQVENLAR, encoded by the coding sequence ATGGCAATCAATTCGGGTGTCTCTGATATTCTTATCGATAAAGTTGCGGAATGGCTGACGCAGGCCGCCCTGACGGGCGAGAACCTGGAAACGGTCGTTCGCGGTTTCTGCGAACGCATGGCGGCCACCGGGATGCCGCTCAAGCGCGTGCATCTGACCTTTTCCATGCTTCATCCGCTCTATGACGCGCTCGGTTTTACCTGGCGTCGGGGTGGCGGTCTGACGATCGAGGGCTACCGGCACGGGAACGAACAGCCGGAACGCTTCATGCGCAGCCCCTATTATTATCTTCTCTCCAACAATCTTCAGCACCTGCGTCGCCGGATCGACAGTGACGGCGCGGTCGAGTTTCCGATCTTCGAGGACCTGCGCAAGGAGAAGGTGACCGACTATATGGCCTTCGTGCAGACATTCGGGGCCGGTTCGATGCAGGGCATGATGGGCTCCTGGTCCACCGATAACATCGGTGGTTTCAGCGAGGATATGATCGGCGCGTTGATGCGCATGCAGAATCATCTCGCCATGGCCGCCAAGATGGCTGTTCTCGGCAAGCTTGCCAACAATATGCTGACCACCTATCTCGGTGGCGATGCCGGGAAGCGCGTGCTGAACGGTCAAATCCGCCGAGGCGATGGCGAGACGATCCGGGCAGCGCTCGTCATGGGCGACATGCGGCAATCCACAGTTTTTGCCGAAAAGGAAGGGCGGCAAGCCTATATCGATACGCTGAACGAATTCTTCGATGCGATTGCTGCGCCTTTCAACCGCAATGGCGGCGAGATCTTGAGCTTTCTCGGCGACGGTTTTCTGGCGGTCTATCCGTGCGGCCGGCACAAGGACCCGTCCAAGGTCGCGTGCGAAGCCGCGCTGTCGGCTGTTTTCGAAGCGCAGCGCCGCGTTGCCGCGCTCAACAGCGATCGCCAGTCGCGTAATCTGAGCGAGGTGCGCTACGGGATCGGCCTGCATGTCGGCAACGTCATGTTCGGCAATGTCGGATTGAAGGACCGGCTGACCTTTTCGGCCTTTGGCGCGGCGGTCAACGAGGTCGAGAGGCTGCAGTCGCTGACCAAGAAATATTCGACGGAGGTCGTCGCGAGCCAGGCTTTCTCGAGTTACACCGATTGCGAATGGGGGACGCTGGGAGAAGAAAAGCTGCGCGGCGTGCGCCAGCGCTTCACAGTCGTCTCTCCGAAGGCCGCGGCAGCAGCCAGCAGCGCGCTTGAGATCTTTCAGGAGACGGCGGCCGACAGCCTCTCCGAGGCCGAACGGGTTATTCTCTTGCACAGGGATGCCAAGAAGTTCGAGGGCCGTCTTCAAGTCGAAAACCTCGCTCGGTGA